A part of Campylobacter concisus genomic DNA contains:
- a CDS encoding ABC transporter permease — translation MKNMQLRMIKSSITGSKVQKTMAFITILLAALLIACMLNITLKIGDQVATELRGYGSNIVVLPRGESLSIEIEGKNFTPLKSQNLLPEADIYKIKEIFWRNNIVAFAPFLEAKVKDEKGIEFAFEGTYFDKNIGLKDEPEFSTGVKSLYGFWGVEGVWPKDESMDEILVGEELSKAKNLKIGDKLSLVGKNGVREVKIVGILKGASDETHKLVGSLKLAGDLSGHAGSYTKAEVSAMTIPENDLSLKARRNLDNLDSAEYDKWYCSAYAGSIAFQIEENLPNVSAKASLQVSDAESNIVKKIQSLMGIVSIIALVVSAIGITSLMTSEIYRRKKEIGLLKAIGASNFEIYALFASESLVVAFFAGITGAFLGYALSYVMSYIIFSHGIGIAWIVLPISVAFALLISVVGSLMPMRNVINLLPAEVLYDRK, via the coding sequence ATGAAAAATATGCAACTAAGAATGATAAAAAGCTCGATCACGGGCTCGAAGGTGCAAAAGACGATGGCGTTTATTACCATCTTGCTAGCTGCTCTTTTGATAGCTTGCATGCTAAACATTACGCTAAAAATCGGCGATCAAGTAGCAACCGAGCTTAGAGGATATGGCTCAAATATCGTTGTTTTGCCACGCGGTGAGAGCCTAAGTATCGAGATCGAGGGTAAAAATTTCACCCCACTAAAATCACAAAATTTACTTCCAGAAGCTGATATTTATAAGATAAAAGAGATCTTTTGGAGAAACAATATCGTTGCTTTTGCGCCGTTTTTAGAGGCAAAAGTTAAAGATGAAAAAGGAATTGAATTTGCCTTTGAAGGAACCTATTTTGATAAAAACATCGGTCTAAAAGATGAGCCAGAATTTAGCACAGGCGTTAAGAGCTTGTATGGATTTTGGGGCGTTGAGGGTGTTTGGCCAAAAGATGAAAGTATGGATGAAATTTTAGTTGGCGAAGAACTTTCTAAGGCTAAAAATTTAAAGATTGGCGACAAACTTAGTCTTGTGGGCAAAAATGGCGTAAGAGAGGTTAAAATAGTTGGAATTTTAAAAGGAGCTAGTGACGAGACGCATAAGCTAGTTGGCTCATTAAAGCTTGCTGGAGATCTTTCAGGTCACGCTGGCTCATATACAAAGGCTGAAGTCTCAGCCATGACGATCCCAGAAAACGACCTATCGCTAAAGGCTAGACGAAATTTAGACAACCTTGATAGTGCAGAGTATGACAAATGGTACTGCTCAGCTTATGCAGGATCGATCGCATTTCAGATAGAAGAAAATTTACCAAACGTTAGCGCAAAGGCAAGCCTTCAAGTAAGCGATGCAGAGAGCAACATCGTAAAGAAAATCCAAAGCCTAATGGGCATCGTTAGTATTATCGCTCTCGTGGTTTCAGCCATCGGCATAACATCGCTAATGACAAGTGAAATTTACCGCCGTAAAAAAGAGATCGGCCTTTTAAAAGCTATAGGTGCTAGCAACTTTGAAATTTACGCTTTGTTTGCTAGCGAAAGCCTTGTGGTTGCCTTTTTTGCAGGTATCACTGGAGCATTTTTAGGATACGCGCTAAGCTACGTGATGTCTTACATTATCTTCTCACATGGCATCGGCATAGCTTGGATCGTGCTACCAATTAGCGTGGCATTTGCCCTGCTTATTTCAGTCGTTGGCTCACTAATGCCAATGAGAAACGTCATAAATTTACTACCTGCGGAGGTGCTATATGACCGCAAATAG